In Deinococcus sp. QL22, the following are encoded in one genomic region:
- a CDS encoding O-acetylhomoserine aminocarboxypropyltransferase/cysteine synthase family protein — MTNIKKPHFETLQVHAGQRPDPTTGAQAVPIYATNSYVFESPEHAANLFGLRAFGNIYSRIMNPTNAVLEERIAALEGGVGALAVASGHAAQFLAITNVAQAGDNIVSTPNLYGGTVNQFRVTLRRLGIEVRFTGKDERPEEFAALIDDRTRAVYLETIGNPALNIPDFEAIAAAAHAKGVAVFVDNTFGAGGYYCQPFKHGADIVLHSASKWIGGHGNGIGGLIVDGGKFDWGNGRYPLMTEPSPSYHGLNFWEAFGEGNALGLPNVAFITRARTEGLRDLGPTLAPQQAWQFLQGIETLSLRAERHAQNAHALAVWLAAHPDVSRVTYPGLSNHPHYDRAQTYLPRGGGAVLTFELRGGRAAGEAFISSVQLAQHVANVGDTRTLVIHPASTTHSQLDDQQRTAAGVTPGLVRVSVGIEHIDDIREDFAQALAAALVDAEGV; from the coding sequence ATGACCAACATCAAAAAACCTCACTTCGAAACCCTGCAAGTCCACGCCGGGCAGCGCCCCGACCCCACCACCGGTGCTCAGGCCGTGCCCATCTACGCCACCAATTCCTACGTGTTCGAGTCTCCGGAACACGCCGCCAACCTGTTTGGGCTGCGGGCCTTCGGCAACATCTACAGCCGGATCATGAACCCCACCAACGCGGTGTTGGAAGAACGGATTGCCGCGCTGGAAGGCGGTGTGGGCGCACTCGCCGTTGCCAGCGGGCACGCGGCCCAGTTCCTCGCCATCACCAATGTGGCCCAGGCCGGAGACAACATCGTCTCCACGCCCAACCTGTACGGCGGCACGGTAAACCAGTTCCGGGTCACGCTGCGGCGGTTGGGCATAGAGGTTCGCTTTACGGGCAAAGACGAGCGTCCCGAAGAATTTGCCGCCCTGATCGATGACCGCACCCGCGCCGTGTACCTGGAAACCATCGGCAATCCGGCGCTGAATATTCCAGACTTCGAGGCGATTGCGGCAGCTGCCCATGCCAAGGGTGTGGCCGTGTTCGTAGACAACACTTTTGGGGCGGGCGGCTACTACTGCCAGCCCTTCAAGCACGGCGCGGACATCGTGCTGCATTCGGCCAGCAAGTGGATCGGCGGACACGGGAACGGCATCGGCGGGCTGATCGTAGATGGCGGCAAGTTCGACTGGGGCAATGGCCGCTACCCCCTGATGACCGAGCCGAGTCCCAGCTATCACGGCCTGAATTTCTGGGAAGCCTTTGGCGAGGGCAACGCGCTGGGGCTGCCCAACGTGGCCTTCATTACCCGCGCCCGCACCGAGGGATTGCGTGATCTGGGGCCGACTCTGGCTCCTCAGCAGGCGTGGCAATTCCTGCAGGGTATAGAAACCCTGAGTCTGCGGGCCGAGCGCCACGCCCAGAACGCACATGCGCTGGCGGTGTGGCTGGCTGCCCACCCCGACGTGTCCCGCGTGACTTACCCCGGCCTCAGCAACCACCCCCACTACGACCGCGCCCAGACCTATCTGCCGCGTGGGGGCGGCGCAGTCCTCACCTTCGAGTTGCGCGGCGGACGTGCGGCGGGCGAGGCCTTCATCAGTTCGGTGCAGTTGGCCCAGCACGTCGCCAACGTTGGAGACACCCGCACCCTGGTCATTCATCCGGCCAGCACCACGCACTCGCAACTGGACGACCAACAGCGCACGGCGGCTGGAGTCACGCCGGGACTGGTGCGCGTGTCGGTGGGCATCGAGCATATAGACGACATCCGCGAGGACTTTGCTCAGGCCTTGGCCGCCGCCCTCGTGGACGCGGAAGGCGTATGA
- a CDS encoding bifunctional 5,10-methylenetetrahydrofolate dehydrogenase/5,10-methenyltetrahydrofolate cyclohydrolase: MSTLILGKPLADPVTEGVKSALAIWQQEGFQPHLVSVLASDDPASRVYVQSKARRAGQLGVRFTVRDLGAELGPKLTQDALNAELRALSEQEDVQGIVLELPLAAGLDPDLSLLHLAHRKDVEGLTPANLALVTAGREQEAILPPTPRSVRFLLRSVLGDDLRGLRVAVIGPGRTVGRPLTWMLGNRGMTVTVCTEHTRDLAAVLAPQDAVVIAVGKPGLLRPQQVQPHHVVVDAGINVTPNGVVGDAAPEVADVVRAFTPVPGGVGPLTSALMYQNLVRAVKMQRGEAVE, encoded by the coding sequence ATGTCAACCCTCATCCTCGGCAAACCGCTGGCCGACCCCGTGACCGAAGGCGTCAAGTCAGCCCTAGCCATCTGGCAGCAAGAAGGATTCCAGCCCCATCTGGTCAGTGTGCTGGCCTCTGACGACCCGGCCTCGCGGGTGTATGTGCAGAGCAAGGCGCGGCGGGCCGGGCAACTCGGCGTGCGTTTTACGGTGCGCGACCTGGGCGCAGAGCTGGGGCCAAAGCTGACGCAAGACGCCCTGAATGCCGAACTCCGGGCATTGTCCGAGCAGGAAGACGTGCAGGGCATCGTGCTGGAATTGCCGCTGGCAGCAGGGCTAGACCCTGACCTGAGCCTGCTGCATCTGGCCCACCGCAAAGACGTGGAAGGTCTGACGCCCGCCAACCTCGCCCTCGTGACGGCGGGCCGCGAACAGGAAGCCATTTTGCCGCCCACGCCGCGTTCGGTGCGCTTCCTGCTGCGCTCGGTACTGGGCGACGACCTGCGCGGTCTGCGCGTGGCCGTGATCGGGCCGGGGCGCACTGTGGGCCGCCCGCTGACATGGATGCTGGGCAACCGGGGCATGACCGTGACCGTGTGCACCGAACATACCCGCGACCTGGCGGCGGTGCTGGCCCCGCAAGACGCCGTAGTGATTGCGGTGGGCAAGCCCGGATTGCTGCGGCCCCAGCAGGTGCAGCCTCATCATGTGGTGGTGGACGCGGGAATTAACGTGACCCCCAACGGCGTGGTCGGGGACGCCGCGCCCGAAGTGGCCGATGTGGTGCGGGCCTTCACCCCTGTGCCGGGCGGCGTCGGCCCACTGACCAGCGCCCTGATGTACCAAAATCTGGTGCGGGCCGTGAAGATGCAGCGGGGGGAGGCGGTGGAGTGA
- a CDS encoding alpha/beta fold hydrolase family protein — translation MTAVSFVPELLPPPEAFKPDEAAPERCLPRRHTVTLFRAGPLLLDCGQPMNNVRVTYHTYGEARPDATLVLHALTGTSAVHEWWPDFLGQGKPLDPSCDFVVCANVLGGCAGSSGPSELPTVGGEPVALTLRDMARVGRELLRHLGVGRVRVIGASMGGMLAYAWLLECPDLVERAVIICAPARHSPWAVGLNSAARSAIAAAPGGEGLKVARQIAMLSYRSPDSLAATQSGPSTRRPGVPAITSYLNYQGEKLAERFCERTYVTLTRAMDAFQPGDAELACIGVPVLVVGISSDVLYPAAEVQAHAAQLRRGTYWQLDSIHGHDAFLMDAGELPEKVGAFLRA, via the coding sequence ATGACCGCCGTGAGTTTTGTACCGGAACTTCTGCCCCCGCCCGAAGCATTCAAACCGGACGAGGCCGCCCCGGAGCGATGTCTGCCGCGCCGCCACACCGTGACCCTGTTTCGCGCAGGGCCGCTGCTGCTCGACTGCGGCCAGCCCATGAACAATGTGCGCGTGACCTATCACACCTACGGCGAGGCCCGCCCAGACGCCACCCTGGTGCTGCACGCCCTGACCGGAACCAGCGCGGTTCACGAGTGGTGGCCCGACTTTTTGGGTCAGGGCAAGCCGCTTGACCCCAGCTGCGACTTCGTGGTGTGCGCCAACGTGCTGGGCGGCTGTGCGGGCAGCAGCGGGCCGTCCGAATTGCCGACCGTGGGCGGCGAGCCGGTGGCCCTCACCCTGCGCGATATGGCCCGCGTGGGCCGCGAACTTCTGCGGCATCTGGGCGTGGGCCGCGTGCGCGTGATCGGCGCGAGCATGGGCGGGATGCTGGCCTATGCGTGGCTGCTGGAGTGCCCCGATCTGGTGGAACGGGCCGTCATCATCTGCGCACCCGCCCGCCATTCGCCGTGGGCTGTCGGCCTGAACAGCGCCGCCCGCAGCGCCATTGCCGCCGCGCCGGGAGGAGAAGGCCTGAAGGTGGCCCGCCAGATCGCTATGCTCAGCTACCGCAGCCCCGACAGTTTGGCGGCTACCCAGAGCGGCCCCAGCACGCGGCGGCCCGGCGTGCCTGCCATCACGTCCTACCTCAACTATCAGGGCGAAAAGCTGGCCGAACGCTTCTGCGAGCGCACCTACGTGACCCTGACCCGCGCCATGGACGCCTTCCAGCCGGGCGACGCCGAACTGGCCTGCATCGGCGTGCCCGTGCTGGTGGTGGGCATCAGCAGCGATGTACTGTACCCGGCGGCAGAAGTGCAGGCGCACGCGGCCCAGTTGCGGCGCGGTACCTACTGGCAACTCGATTCCATTCACGGCCATGACGCTTTCTTGATGGATGCGGGCGAATTGCCGGAAAAGGTCGGGGCGTTTTTGCGTGCCTAA